The sequence below is a genomic window from Halopiger aswanensis.
TAATCAATACGCGCAGCGGTTGGCCGACGACGTCGACAGTAGCTATACACGGGCAGTCATCGCGAAACGAATCGCCAGTCGGGTCCTCGAAGGTGCGGAGTTGGCCGACGCCGTTCTGGACACGAAAGACGAGATGCTGAACGAAGCCGGAACGATCGTTCCGATCGGCCGACTCGAGGAGATCGATCGCAGCGAGGTCAGCGTCGAAGGGCGTATCATCGAGCTGTGGGAGCCTGCCTGTCCCAGTCAGCAGCAAGTCGGGCTGATCGAAGACGATAGCGGGAGAACCAAGTTCACCATCTGGACGGCCAGCCGGCAGACGAAAGTCAGCGAAGGCGACCTGGTCCGGTTCAGGGCCGCGGCGAAGAACTGGTACAACGGTCGATGTTCAATCGCGCTCACCCGGTGGTCGGAAATCCGGTTCCCAGAGCGCAGCCGGTGGTGGGAGTAGCCGGTCGTCGTCCCCCTTTTTTTGCTGGTGTGTCGGTCACCACCACCGCCCACCACCTCCACGGTCCGGGCTGCTTACGGCCAGAGGCCGTTGCGTTGCCGGGCTTTCGCCTACAGTGTGTAGACAGTAGCAGCGACAGTGAATCGCAAAGGTACTCGAGTTCTACGGTGGGTCAAGTTGGATGCCGCCACACTGATTGCACGGGGTCGAGGTCTTGAACTGATGATTCCCGCGTTGCTAGCGTATCCGATATTGGTAGTCGATTCGAGGGGCGGGAACGCATACTGTCAGAACGAACCGCCGACAGCGATATACGCGAAAATGCCGACGACTGTTGCAATCACGTCAAGCACGAATAGAACCGCGTAGTCTTTTGCTTCCATGCTTATATGTGTCTGGGCTGACTACTGGTCTCTCCGAAGCAGGTCTCGCTCATTACGGTCTGCACTGACTGAAACGGATACGAAGGCGGTGGCGACTGACCGGCAGTACTGTAACGACTGCGAGGAGGAGACACTCCATATGGCTCGAGACGACGTTCACGGTGCGGAAACCCTACTAGGCACGGAACTCGAGGAGAACGTGGAGGATCCCGGCAGCCGTCTCCCACAGACTATTGATGTGTTGGATCAATGGGGGCACTTCAAGTTTTAACCAACACAAAGTGCGTATACACCTTCGAATGTTGGTTAAGAAATTGAGCACCCCTCGGTGTCGCTGAAACCGATCGCAGAAAGAGGTCCAGGAGTAACCGATATTTATCAATCCACCGGCAGAGCCAGTAGATTCGGCGCATCAACTCTCAGCTTCAGTCATCTCCTGAAGAAAGTTAAATTGTGGAACAATTCCAGGCAGTAGTAACACGAGACTGCCTTACCAGAACCATATATGATCCTTTAAACATTACTATTGGTGATCACCATAAAGTATATTAGTTGGGGGGGGAGACATATTATTGTATGCCAACAAATAATGGCATGAATCATAGCAGGAGAAGCGTGTTACAAGCAGCGAGTGCAGGATCCAGTCTTCTAATATTTAGTGAATTCGCGAAAGCAAGCCCTCCCGACGGTAAAGTCCGGTATTCTGGATTGAGCTATGACACAAAAACACATATTGAACAAGCAGAATCAACCGGAGAGTTAGAAGTTTTTGGCGAAAAAATAGAGGGAGTATTAAAAGTTGCAGGCTTTGAGCTTCCCTTCGGAAAAGATACTTGGAATGGTATTGATCTAAATAATACAAAGAAATTAGAACCAAAGGGCGAAAGAGGCCATCTAACCTCCTATGAGTTCGTAAGGGATGAAGAGAGATATCTTAAAGATGGACTACCTCTCCAAGTTGAATTTGATACAGACTATGTAAATATAGTCGGTACTATCACTCGACCCTCACCGGAATATAGCCACCTTAGTTTCACACTTAAATCAGAAAGTGAAAACGGATCTCCTGAACAAGTTCGAGGTGCATTACCGGATAACGAGATTCAAATAATGTCCTCGATTCCAGAGGAGGGTATACCTAAATCGACGTCAATAATTCAAACTGACGATATCAAGAATATAAATAGCGGTACTA
It includes:
- a CDS encoding DNA-binding protein, translating into MSSNNSSSKVVTVDEQAFEQAGDKPVDEGRFPVVDETPEFEATVEQETQAKVDANHPDGIANTSGSRIHGATLAQEERIRAREEELERISAQAELGQQDGRAWRTRQKVEEMRRDERTDTQADPRAKLGRETLAEVNQYAQRLADDVDSSYTRAVIAKRIASRVLEGAELADAVLDTKDEMLNEAGTIVPIGRLEEIDRSEVSVEGRIIELWEPACPSQQQVGLIEDDSGRTKFTIWTASRQTKVSEGDLVRFRAAAKNWYNGRCSIALTRWSEIRFPERSRWWE